The window ATAGTTTTTACAAGTATAACAGTCACACTGCTCATCAAGCGGACCAAAGTCACGCGCATATTGCGCATTCTTGATAACTACCCGGCCCTGACTGGTCATTGCCGTTCCGTTTCTGGCAATCCTTGTAGATAGTACACAGTCAAACATATCAACGCCGCGAATAGCACCTTCTATCAAAGCATCTGGTGAACCAACACCCATCAAGTATCTTGGCTTATTTGCCGGCAAAATCGGATTTAAATGTTCAATAACCCGATACATCTCTTCTTTAGGCTCACCAACTGATAAACCGCCAATTGAGTAACCAGGAAAGTCCAAACTCATTAAATCACGAGCACTCTGCTCACGTAAATCAAGATAACCGCCACCCTGTACAATACCAAACAATGCTTGAGTATCAGGATTTTTATGTGCCCTTAAGCCTCGCTCAGCCCAACGACTGGTTCTGGCAACTGATTGCTTCACATACTCATATTCGGCAGGTAAAGAAATACACTCATCAAAAGACATCATAATATCCGAACCAAGATTGTTTTGAATCTGCATTGCAACTTCCGGAGAAATAAACATCTTACTGCCATTTAAATGATTACGGAAATAAACCCCATCTTCTTCAATCTTTCGCAAATCACCAAGACTAAAGACTTGAAATCCACCGGAATCAGTTAAAATCGGGCGATCCCAATTCATAAACTTATGTAATCCGCCAGCCTCATGAACAATATCATCCCCCGGACGAATATGTAAATGATAAGTATTACTCAAAATAATCTGAGCACCCATCTCTTTCAACTCTTCAGGTGACAAAGTTTTAACCGTTGCTAATGTCCCAACCGGCATAAAAATCGGTGTTTCAATAACCCCATGCGGTGTATGTAAACGCCCTAGTCTCGCACCAGTTTGCTTGCATGTATGTAATAATTCATAACGAATTGCGCTCATTTATTTCCCTCCAAAATGTACAATACTCATTATATCATTTCGGTCCTATAAATCATAGCTTTTACTCTAATTATTTTTATAAAAAAACAAAAGCACAGTCAAATCAAGTTTAACCGTGCTTTCCAGCTTATTTACTCTGTTTTGCAAGTAAATCACGAATTTCAGCCAATAATTTTTCTTGCGTTTCTTCATGCTGCTCTTCAACAGCTTCTTCTTTCTTCTTACGTAGCGATTGAGCCTTAACCAGTACCCGCAGGAACAAGAAAACAACGAATGCAATAATCAAGAAGTTAACTACAGCTTGAATAAAGTTACCATATGGAATTACTGCATTATTAATTGTTACTGTCAATGATTTAAATGAATCTTTACCGATAAAAATACTCACAACCGGCATAATGATATCATTTACCAATGAATTAACAATTGCGGTGAACGCTGCTCCAATAACAACCCCAACAGCTAAATCCAATACGCTGCCACGCATCAAGAATTCTTTAAAATCACTCCAAAAAGATTTCATACTTTCAACTCCTATCGATATTCATTATATCAAAAAAAATGATTATTACAACGAATCAGCATCATCCAATGATGTCAAAATATATGTTGGTCGCTGCTCGAAGCTGAAAACATACTCCTGCTTATGAACGCCGGTTTCAACAAAAATCGTATCAATACCAAATTGAATACCGCCCAAAATATCAGTATCATAATTATCACCAACTAAGACGGTCGAAACTTTATCTAAATCAAAGCGCTCAAAAACATATTCCAAAATCGGTCGCATTGGCTTACCAATAACAAACGGCTCCGCACCACTCGCCGTTGCAATTGCCGCCAATATCGCTCCAGCACCAGGCAGAAAACCATGCTCATGCGGCAACTTAACATCCCCATTGGTACCAATAAATACCGCACCATTTAAAATCGCCTGTTGTGCAATAGCCAGCTTCTTATAATCAAAACCACTATCCAACCCGGCAACAACCAAATCTGCATCACCATTATCAACTACACAAACATTTGCTTGCTTAAGCGCCTCAAACAATCCTTGCTCACCAATTGCAAATACTTTAGCATTTGGATAATTA of the Culicoidibacter larvae genome contains:
- a CDS encoding TIGR01457 family HAD-type hydrolase; the protein is MYKTYLFDLDGTVFTGNEPISAAIAYLQRLADTNVPYYFITNNSTKTPDSVVEKLRGMGVAVDVSQVVTSAIATAGYVAVNYPNAKVFAIGEQGLFEALKQANVCVVDNGDADLVVAGLDSGFDYKKLAIAQQAILNGAVFIGTNGDVKLPHEHGFLPGAGAILAAIATASGAEPFVIGKPMRPILEYVFERFDLDKVSTVLVGDNYDTDILGGIQFGIDTIFVETGVHKQEYVFSFEQRPTYILTSLDDADSL
- the tgt gene encoding tRNA guanosine(34) transglycosylase Tgt; amino-acid sequence: MSAIRYELLHTCKQTGARLGRLHTPHGVIETPIFMPVGTLATVKTLSPEELKEMGAQIILSNTYHLHIRPGDDIVHEAGGLHKFMNWDRPILTDSGGFQVFSLGDLRKIEEDGVYFRNHLNGSKMFISPEVAMQIQNNLGSDIMMSFDECISLPAEYEYVKQSVARTSRWAERGLRAHKNPDTQALFGIVQGGGYLDLREQSARDLMSLDFPGYSIGGLSVGEPKEEMYRVIEHLNPILPANKPRYLMGVGSPDALIEGAIRGVDMFDCVLSTRIARNGTAMTSQGRVVIKNAQYARDFGPLDEQCDCYTCKNYSRAYIRHLVKCDETFGLRLTSYHNTYFLLNLMKQVRQAIAEDRLGDFRDEFFAAYYEKDKMRERGF
- the mscL gene encoding large conductance mechanosensitive channel protein MscL, with protein sequence MKSFWSDFKEFLMRGSVLDLAVGVVIGAAFTAIVNSLVNDIIMPVVSIFIGKDSFKSLTVTINNAVIPYGNFIQAVVNFLIIAFVVFLFLRVLVKAQSLRKKKEEAVEEQHEETQEKLLAEIRDLLAKQSK